The Candidatus Polarisedimenticolia bacterium genome includes a window with the following:
- a CDS encoding sigma-54 dependent transcriptional regulator, which yields MKGARVELMDREPPLNARGEAARVLVIDDEPIIREVLQDILAREGYLTTLAPDAETGLQVLDQQEYDLVILDLMLPGLGGFEALREIKRRDPDGIVVMITAYGSVESAVQGMRMGAHDYLVKPFKNEDVLRTLSTGLRHRRLLDENRSLRRALEGRARFGELVGRSASMLELYRLIEQVAPSRSTVLVQGESGTGKELVAQAIHLKSGRPADAFVVVNSGSMPADLLESNLFGHVKGAFTGAIQSKKGLFEVANGGSIFFDEISTVKSEVQAKLLRVIQEKEFLPLGAVQSLQVDVRIIAATNIDLQELVMRGEFREDLYYRLNVINIKLPPLRERREDIPLLVDHFVAKYAAENGKVVHGVAPEALALLVEHPWQGNVRELENVIERAVVLSSSPVIGLDLLPETLQGDRARPLPGPIQMDGTMSFYETMERLEREIILETLKSVHGVQRRAAARLGLNPTTLNEKIKRLKIQYR from the coding sequence ATGAAGGGAGCCAGGGTCGAGCTGATGGACAGAGAACCGCCCCTCAACGCCCGGGGCGAGGCCGCGCGCGTCCTGGTGATCGACGACGAGCCGATCATCCGGGAGGTCCTCCAGGACATCCTCGCCCGCGAGGGGTACCTCACCACCCTGGCGCCGGACGCGGAAACCGGACTTCAGGTGCTCGACCAGCAGGAGTACGACCTCGTCATCCTCGACCTGATGCTCCCCGGCCTCGGGGGCTTCGAGGCCCTCAGGGAGATCAAGAGGAGGGACCCGGACGGCATCGTCGTGATGATCACCGCCTACGGCTCGGTGGAATCGGCGGTCCAGGGGATGCGCATGGGGGCGCACGACTACCTGGTCAAGCCGTTCAAGAACGAGGACGTCCTGCGCACTCTCTCCACCGGTCTCAGGCATCGGCGCCTGCTCGACGAGAACCGGTCGCTTCGACGGGCGCTGGAGGGACGGGCGCGCTTCGGCGAGCTCGTTGGAAGGAGCGCCTCGATGCTCGAGCTCTACCGCCTGATCGAGCAGGTGGCGCCCAGCCGGTCGACGGTCCTGGTCCAGGGAGAGAGCGGCACCGGCAAGGAGCTGGTCGCCCAGGCGATCCACCTCAAGTCGGGCCGCCCGGCCGATGCGTTCGTCGTGGTCAACTCGGGGAGCATGCCGGCGGACCTCCTGGAGAGCAACCTGTTCGGCCACGTGAAGGGGGCGTTCACCGGGGCGATCCAGTCCAAGAAGGGGCTGTTCGAGGTGGCGAACGGCGGCTCGATCTTCTTCGACGAGATCAGCACGGTGAAATCGGAGGTCCAGGCCAAGCTGCTGCGGGTCATCCAGGAGAAGGAGTTCCTTCCCCTGGGCGCCGTGCAGAGCCTGCAGGTCGACGTGCGGATCATCGCCGCCACGAACATCGATCTTCAAGAGCTGGTGATGCGCGGAGAGTTCCGCGAAGACCTGTACTACAGGCTGAACGTGATCAACATCAAGCTCCCCCCGCTGCGCGAGCGCCGGGAGGACATTCCTCTCCTGGTCGACCACTTCGTGGCCAAGTACGCGGCGGAGAACGGCAAGGTGGTCCACGGGGTCGCCCCGGAGGCCCTCGCCCTTCTCGTGGAGCACCCCTGGCAGGGGAACGTGCGCGAGCTGGAAAACGTCATCGAGAGGGCGGTCGTGCTGTCCTCCTCCCCCGTCATCGGGCTCGACCTCCTGCCGGAGACCCTCCAGGGGGACCGGGCACGGCCGCTTCCCGGCCCGATTCAGATGGACGGGACGATGTCCTTCTACGAGACCATGGAGCGGCTCGAGAGAGAGATCATCCTCGAGACCCTGAAGAGCGTGCACGGAGTCCAGCGACGGGCCGCCGCCCGGCTGGGCTTGAACCCGACCACCCTGAACGAGAAGATCAAGAGGCTCAAGATTCAATATCGTTAG